Proteins encoded in a region of the Flavobacteriaceae bacterium HL-DH10 genome:
- a CDS encoding thioesterase family protein, with product MKIDEIQIRVRYGETDQMGVVYHGNYALYLEMGRIEWLRKLGVSYKDMEKNGVMLPVVSLNINYKKSVGYDDVINVKTQLKKVPTAKIEFEYEITNEEGEILTTASTVLVFIDMKTNKPTRAPKYILDAIKN from the coding sequence ATGAAAATCGACGAAATACAAATTAGAGTGAGATATGGTGAAACAGATCAGATGGGTGTAGTATATCATGGGAATTACGCATTATATCTTGAAATGGGAAGAATTGAATGGCTACGGAAGTTGGGAGTTTCTTATAAAGATATGGAAAAAAATGGTGTTATGTTACCAGTTGTTTCTTTAAATATAAACTATAAAAAATCAGTAGGTTATGATGATGTAATTAATGTAAAAACTCAACTAAAAAAAGTGCCTACTGCTAAGATTGAATTTGAATATGAAATCACTAATGAAGAAGGTGAAATTTTAACAACAGCAAGTACTGTTTTGGTTTTTATTGATATGAAAACAAACAAGCCAACTAGAGCTCCTAAGTATATTTTAGACGCTATTAAGAATTAA
- the prmC gene encoding peptide chain release factor N(5)-glutamine methyltransferase, with protein MKLKEIQYTFHQKLDAIYGEEEVDSFFYILIEAYYNVSRLQLALNLEYAVKDAGRVLEALHLLEEEKPIQYILGETEFYGLPFKVNEHTLIPRPETEELVEWIIKEFKNYNSEIRILDIGTGSGCIAVALAKRLKNVKVYALDISKDALKIARKNAELNDVDIEFIEADILNINQSVFNEESEFDIIVSNPPYVRDKEKELMKANVLNNEPHLALFVKDENPLQFYKAITEFAVEKLNKNGQLFFEINEFLGKDMIRLLLKNNFKNIQLKQDIFKKDRMIKGEKE; from the coding sequence ATGAAATTAAAGGAAATACAATATACGTTTCATCAAAAATTAGATGCCATCTATGGAGAAGAAGAGGTGGATAGTTTCTTTTATATTTTAATAGAGGCGTATTATAATGTTTCAAGACTGCAGTTAGCTTTAAATTTAGAGTATGCTGTTAAGGATGCTGGTAGGGTTTTGGAGGCCCTGCATTTATTAGAGGAAGAAAAACCGATACAGTATATTTTAGGTGAAACGGAATTTTACGGTTTGCCTTTTAAAGTAAATGAGCATACGTTAATACCTAGACCAGAAACCGAAGAACTGGTTGAATGGATTATTAAAGAATTCAAAAATTACAATTCAGAAATACGAATTTTAGATATTGGTACAGGAAGTGGTTGTATTGCTGTTGCTTTAGCTAAGAGATTAAAGAATGTTAAAGTGTATGCTTTAGATATAAGTAAAGACGCTTTAAAAATAGCTCGAAAAAATGCTGAATTAAATGATGTAGACATTGAATTTATTGAAGCTGATATTTTAAATATTAATCAGTCTGTATTTAATGAGGAATCAGAATTTGATATTATTGTATCTAATCCGCCTTATGTTAGAGATAAGGAAAAAGAATTAATGAAAGCTAATGTTTTAAACAACGAACCGCATTTAGCTTTGTTTGTGAAAGATGAAAATCCGTTGCAGTTTTACAAAGCGATTACTGAGTTTGCGGTTGAGAAGCTAAATAAAAACGGACAATTATTTTTTGAAATTAATGAGTTTTTGGGTAAAGATATGATTCGACTTTTATTAAAAAATAATTTTAAAAACATTCAATTAAAACAAGATATCTTTAAAAAAGATAGAATGATTAAAGGTGAAAAAGAATAA
- the ribD gene encoding bifunctional diaminohydroxyphosphoribosylaminopyrimidine deaminase/5-amino-6-(5-phosphoribosylamino)uracil reductase RibD — MSHHETYIKRCLEIAKNGLGSTRPNPMVGSVVVHNNIIISEGYTSAYGGNHAEVNAIKNAKDKSLLKEATIYVTLEPCAHFGKTPPCSDLIIKHQIPNVVIGCMDDNLQVAGKGIEKLKNAGCNVIVGVLENECKKHHKRFFTFHNKKRPYIILKWAESSDGFIAPESKNERKPVWITNVFSRQLVHKWRTEEQAILVGTNTVLQDNPSLTARDWTGENPVRVVIDKTHKLSNNNYSIFNDAAETITISQNNIDFSKHLAQQICEVLFKKNINSVIIEGGAKTLQTFIDENLWDEARVFTGSIKFEKGIKAPKFSGQLISEKNIMTDYLKTYTND; from the coding sequence TTGTCGCACCACGAAACTTACATAAAACGTTGCCTGGAAATTGCTAAAAATGGTTTAGGAAGCACAAGACCCAATCCTATGGTTGGCAGTGTCGTTGTACACAACAATATTATTATCAGCGAAGGTTACACAAGTGCCTATGGAGGTAACCACGCCGAAGTAAATGCTATAAAAAATGCAAAAGACAAATCGCTTTTAAAAGAAGCAACCATTTATGTAACCTTAGAACCTTGCGCTCACTTTGGCAAAACACCACCTTGTAGCGATTTAATAATTAAGCATCAAATACCAAATGTGGTTATTGGCTGTATGGATGATAATTTACAAGTTGCTGGTAAAGGAATTGAAAAACTAAAAAATGCAGGATGCAATGTTATTGTTGGCGTTTTAGAAAATGAATGTAAAAAACACCACAAACGTTTTTTTACATTTCACAACAAAAAACGACCTTACATTATTTTAAAATGGGCTGAAAGTTCGGATGGGTTTATAGCTCCTGAATCTAAAAATGAACGAAAACCAGTTTGGATAACCAATGTGTTTTCGAGACAACTAGTTCATAAATGGCGCACCGAAGAACAAGCTATTTTAGTTGGCACCAATACGGTTTTACAAGACAATCCTAGTTTAACAGCCAGAGATTGGACAGGAGAAAACCCAGTACGTGTTGTCATTGACAAAACACATAAGCTATCAAATAATAATTATTCCATTTTTAATGATGCCGCTGAAACTATTACTATTTCACAAAACAATATAGATTTCTCAAAGCACCTAGCACAACAAATTTGCGAGGTTTTATTTAAAAAAAACATAAACTCTGTAATTATTGAAGGAGGTGCAAAAACACTACAAACCTTTATAGATGAAAACCTATGGGATGAAGCGCGCGTTTTTACTGGGTCAATTAAATTTGAAAAAGGCATCAAAGCTCCTAAATTTTCTGGACAATTAATTTCAGAAAAAAATATCATGACTGATTATCTTAAAACTTATACAAATGATTAA
- a CDS encoding HAD family phosphatase, with product MIKTIIFDFGNVFINLDIEGATNKMLEALNIEVFSEEMIAFNSFYEQGLISTNEFIDFYSENFPMLSKEELIDLWNFMLKDFPEHRLDFLKTLKASNKYKLVLLSNTNELHINWVKENVPFYNEFKNCFNAFYLSQEIQLRKPNKDIFEFVLDENNLKADECLFIDDNQNNIDTANTIKIKTWHINPETEDISDIFKIKSDLF from the coding sequence ATGATTAAAACAATTATTTTCGATTTTGGCAATGTATTTATCAATTTAGATATTGAAGGTGCAACAAACAAAATGCTAGAAGCCTTAAATATTGAAGTCTTTTCAGAAGAAATGATTGCTTTTAACAGCTTTTACGAACAAGGATTAATTTCAACAAATGAATTTATAGATTTTTATTCTGAAAACTTTCCGATGCTTTCAAAAGAAGAATTGATTGATTTATGGAATTTTATGCTCAAAGATTTCCCTGAACACCGATTAGATTTTTTAAAAACACTAAAAGCCTCTAACAAATACAAACTTGTTTTATTAAGCAACACCAACGAACTTCATATTAATTGGGTTAAAGAAAACGTGCCATTTTATAATGAGTTTAAAAATTGTTTTAATGCGTTTTACTTATCACAAGAAATTCAATTAAGAAAACCAAATAAAGATATTTTTGAATTTGTCTTAGATGAAAACAATTTAAAAGCAGATGAATGCTTATTTATTGATGATAATCAAAACAATATAGACACAGCCAATACAATAAAAATAAAAACGTGGCATATTAACCCTGAAACTGAAGATATATCAGATATATTTAAAATTAAAAGTGATTTATTCTAA
- a CDS encoding SAM-dependent methyltransferase has translation MNSTKGQLYLIPTTLGENDPMDVLPLLVKKVIEDTDTFIVENEKTARRFIKKITPEKSQPSLNIFLLNKFTEASELPNFLNPCLNGINVGLLSEAGCPGVADPGADIVKLAHQKNIKVTPLVGPSSILMAIMSSGMNGQSFAFNGYLPIDKGERKSEIKRLERLSFEHNQSQIFIETPYRNNKMIEDLSTILENNTEVCVACDITLSTEFIKTQTANAWKKNKVDLHKRPTIFIIHKS, from the coding sequence ATGAACTCAACTAAAGGGCAACTATACTTAATACCTACAACACTTGGCGAAAACGATCCTATGGATGTTTTACCTTTGTTAGTAAAAAAAGTTATAGAAGACACTGATACTTTTATAGTAGAAAACGAAAAAACAGCTAGACGATTCATAAAAAAGATTACTCCAGAAAAATCACAACCTTCTTTAAACATATTTCTTCTTAATAAATTTACAGAAGCTAGTGAATTACCAAACTTTTTAAACCCTTGTTTAAACGGTATTAATGTCGGACTTTTATCTGAAGCGGGATGCCCAGGTGTTGCAGATCCAGGTGCAGATATTGTAAAATTAGCACATCAAAAAAACATAAAAGTTACACCATTAGTTGGGCCTTCATCTATACTAATGGCTATTATGAGTTCTGGAATGAACGGACAAAGCTTTGCTTTTAACGGCTACCTTCCTATTGATAAAGGCGAAAGAAAATCTGAAATAAAACGATTAGAACGCCTGTCTTTTGAACACAACCAATCACAAATTTTTATTGAAACACCTTACAGAAACAATAAAATGATTGAAGACCTGTCAACTATACTTGAAAATAACACCGAAGTATGTGTAGCATGTGACATAACACTTTCAACAGAATTTATAAAAACACAAACTGCAAATGCATGGAAAAAAAATAAGGTAGACCTTCATAAAAGACCTACCATATTTATTATTCACAAAAGTTAA
- a CDS encoding DUF2279 domain-containing protein, which translates to MHISALKYLFLFTGIPFFTFSQSDIDVFLTPSDTLNEPRRNAIIISEASIAGITLLGLNQLWYADYRQSKFHVINDNNEWLQMDKMGHVFTSYQLGKHGAQLLNWSGVSKKNQLIYGATLGFTFLTAVEVLDGYSEEWGFSWGDVLANASGTVLYIGQELLWKKQRIALKFSFHQTKYASQRPDKLGNGFLEEVLKDYNGQTYWLSANVYSFFKESKVPKWLNVAVGYGADGMLSGVKDIDNQLLTNFDRQRQFYLSLDVNLTEIKTNSKLLKGFFDIFNSIKLPFPTLEFNKKGCVFHLFYY; encoded by the coding sequence ATGCATATTTCAGCATTAAAATATTTATTTTTATTTACAGGAATACCCTTTTTTACTTTTTCACAGTCTGATATAGATGTTTTTTTAACGCCAAGTGATACTTTAAATGAACCAAGGAGAAATGCTATAATCATTTCTGAGGCTTCAATAGCAGGAATTACATTACTAGGGTTAAATCAGCTTTGGTATGCAGATTATAGACAGTCTAAGTTTCATGTTATTAATGATAATAACGAATGGCTTCAAATGGATAAGATGGGACATGTATTTACTTCCTATCAATTAGGGAAACATGGAGCTCAACTTTTAAATTGGAGTGGAGTCAGCAAAAAAAATCAATTAATTTACGGGGCAACTTTAGGTTTTACATTTTTAACAGCTGTCGAGGTTTTAGATGGTTATTCAGAAGAATGGGGTTTTTCTTGGGGTGATGTTTTAGCAAATGCATCGGGAACAGTTTTGTATATTGGACAAGAATTACTTTGGAAAAAGCAACGCATAGCGCTTAAGTTTTCATTTCATCAAACAAAGTACGCGTCTCAACGTCCAGATAAGTTGGGTAATGGATTTTTAGAAGAAGTTTTGAAAGATTATAATGGTCAAACCTATTGGCTTAGTGCAAATGTATATTCGTTTTTTAAGGAAAGCAAAGTGCCAAAATGGTTGAATGTTGCCGTAGGCTATGGAGCTGATGGCATGTTAAGCGGTGTTAAAGATATTGACAATCAGTTGTTAACAAATTTTGATAGACAACGGCAATTCTATTTAAGTTTAGATGTAAATTTGACTGAAATTAAAACAAATTCGAAGTTGCTTAAAGGTTTTTTTGACATTTTTAATTCCATAAAATTACCTTTTCCAACGTTAGAATTTAATAAAAAAGGGTGTGTATTTCATCTATTCTACTATTAA
- the dnaA gene encoding chromosomal replication initiator protein DnaA → MSVTAQSVWNNCLLFIKDNIQPQAYKTWFEPIVAVKLSDKALSIQVPSKFFYEWLEEHYVKILKVSLTKELGENAKLVYIIKMENTYGNKQPFTEKIPSSNRSGLKSQDVDIPLNNKNPELRNPFVIPGIRNVKIESQLNPNYSFDNFLEGDSNRLARSAGLAVAAKPGGTSFNPLLIFGGVGLGKTHLAHAIGVDIKDKYPEKTVLYISAEKFTQQYIDSVKKNNRNDFIHFYQIIDVLIIDDVQFLSGKTGTQDVFFHIFNHLHQNGKQVILTSDKAPVDMQDIEQRLLSRFKWGLSAELQNPDFETRVSILKNKLYRDGVEMPEDIIEYVAKNIKTNVRELEGAIISLIAQSSFNKKEITIDLARLIVEKFVKNTKREVSIDYIQKVVSDYFQMDIDTLQSKTRKRHIVQARQLAMFFAKKFTKASLASIGSQIGKRDHATVLHACKTVDNLSSTDKQFRKYVEDISKKLTV, encoded by the coding sequence ATGAGTGTAACTGCGCAATCGGTATGGAATAATTGCTTATTATTTATAAAGGATAACATCCAACCGCAAGCATACAAAACTTGGTTTGAACCAATCGTTGCAGTTAAACTTTCAGATAAAGCTTTGAGTATTCAAGTACCAAGTAAATTCTTTTACGAATGGCTTGAAGAACATTATGTAAAAATACTTAAAGTATCACTCACAAAAGAATTAGGAGAAAATGCTAAACTTGTTTACATTATTAAAATGGAAAACACGTATGGTAATAAGCAACCATTTACAGAAAAAATCCCTAGTTCTAACAGAAGTGGTCTAAAATCGCAAGATGTCGATATTCCATTAAATAATAAAAATCCCGAATTAAGAAACCCTTTCGTAATTCCTGGTATTAGAAATGTAAAAATAGAGTCTCAACTTAACCCTAATTACAGTTTTGATAACTTTTTGGAAGGCGACTCTAACCGTTTGGCACGTAGTGCTGGTTTAGCTGTTGCAGCAAAACCAGGGGGCACATCTTTTAATCCGTTATTAATTTTTGGAGGTGTTGGTTTAGGAAAAACGCATTTAGCACATGCTATTGGGGTTGACATAAAAGACAAATACCCAGAAAAAACCGTTTTATATATTTCTGCTGAAAAATTTACTCAGCAATATATAGACTCTGTAAAGAAAAATAATAGAAATGATTTTATTCACTTCTATCAAATAATAGATGTATTAATTATTGATGATGTACAATTCCTTTCTGGGAAAACAGGTACACAGGATGTATTCTTCCATATTTTCAATCATTTACATCAAAACGGTAAACAAGTTATTTTAACAAGTGACAAAGCACCTGTTGATATGCAAGATATTGAGCAACGCTTACTATCTCGTTTTAAATGGGGACTTTCTGCCGAATTACAAAACCCAGATTTTGAGACTAGAGTTTCCATTTTAAAGAACAAATTATATCGTGATGGCGTTGAAATGCCTGAAGATATAATTGAGTATGTCGCAAAAAACATAAAAACAAATGTTCGTGAGTTAGAAGGTGCTATTATATCTTTAATCGCTCAATCGTCATTCAATAAAAAAGAAATCACTATTGATTTAGCGAGACTCATTGTTGAGAAATTTGTAAAAAACACAAAACGCGAAGTTTCTATTGATTACATACAAAAAGTAGTGTCTGATTATTTTCAAATGGATATCGACACACTGCAATCTAAAACTAGAAAACGCCATATTGTTCAGGCCAGACAGTTAGCCATGTTTTTTGCGAAAAAATTCACAAAAGCATCTTTAGCTAGCATTGGTTCGCAAATAGGAAAACGAGATCATGCCACTGTTTTGCATGCTTGTAAAACGGTAGACAACTTATCGTCAACAGATAAACAATTTAGAAAATATGTTGAAGATATATCTAAAAAACTTACTGTTTAA
- a CDS encoding peptidoglycan-binding protein LysM, protein MRKSIASYLALTLTICILLFVSFLSNETIDLSKYSTNGLELHYTVSQDESIKGNVLASNDVNQSFSPYLGKCFVGFKEALAFKESGGNYFSVNTLGYLGKYQFGKETLKMIGINNPGLFLKNPILQEKAFIANAARNKWILRRDIKNFVGRRINGILVTESGILAAAHLAGPGSVKKYLRSYGLDNFADGYGTTVQYYMKRFSGYDTSFVKPNKLAKAI, encoded by the coding sequence ATGAGAAAAAGTATTGCAAGTTACTTAGCCCTAACACTTACAATATGTATTCTATTGTTTGTGTCGTTTTTATCAAATGAAACGATAGATCTAAGTAAGTACTCAACAAATGGCTTAGAGTTACATTATACTGTAAGTCAAGACGAGAGCATTAAAGGTAATGTTTTAGCGTCAAATGATGTGAACCAATCGTTTTCTCCTTATTTAGGAAAATGTTTTGTAGGTTTTAAAGAAGCTTTAGCTTTTAAAGAATCTGGTGGTAATTATTTCTCGGTTAATACTTTAGGGTATTTAGGGAAATACCAATTTGGTAAAGAAACTTTAAAAATGATAGGAATTAATAATCCTGGTCTTTTTTTGAAGAATCCAATACTTCAAGAAAAAGCATTTATTGCTAATGCTGCGCGTAATAAATGGATTTTACGTAGAGATATTAAGAATTTTGTTGGTAGACGAATTAATGGCATTCTGGTAACGGAATCTGGTATTTTGGCAGCAGCACACTTGGCGGGTCCAGGGAGTGTAAAGAAATATTTAAGAAGTTATGGTTTAGATAATTTTGCAGATGGTTATGGTACAACAGTTCAGTATTATATGAAACGATTTTCTGGATATGATACCTCATTTGTAAAGCCAAATAAATTAGCTAAAGCAATATAA
- the mltG gene encoding endolytic transglycosylase MltG: MYIKKILLAILVIGLIAAAFFANFVYKAMLKPNTAFNNEEAYVYIASNDTYEDVRNQLEPLLKDIDTFDDIAEQKKYTTNIRAGKYAIKKGMSNNDIINSIRSNNLPIKVSFNNQSTLEKLAERISKEIEADSISLLNAMKDEAFLTKNNFNKATALGMYLPNSYEFFWNTSAEKFRARMLKEYKRFWNEKRIEKARNIGLSEDQVIALASIVYEESKEASEQPRIAGVYMNRLRIGMPLQADPTLKFAAYQLPEYQNTVIKRVLNVHKDIESPYNTYKNLGLPPGLIAMPDISAIDAVLSYEKHKYLYFAADAKHFGFHKFAKTLTQHNVNARAYQRYLSSQGINR; the protein is encoded by the coding sequence ATGTATATAAAAAAAATACTTTTAGCCATTTTGGTTATCGGACTTATTGCTGCTGCTTTTTTTGCAAACTTCGTTTATAAAGCTATGTTAAAGCCTAATACAGCATTTAATAATGAAGAGGCCTATGTTTATATAGCTTCGAATGATACTTATGAAGATGTTCGTAATCAATTAGAACCATTGTTAAAAGATATAGATACATTTGATGATATAGCTGAACAAAAAAAATATACGACTAATATAAGAGCAGGTAAATACGCTATTAAAAAAGGGATGAGTAATAATGATATTATAAACTCTATTAGAAGTAATAACTTGCCAATAAAAGTATCTTTTAATAATCAAAGTACTTTAGAGAAATTAGCGGAAAGAATTTCAAAAGAAATTGAAGCTGATAGTATATCTCTTTTAAATGCTATGAAAGATGAAGCATTTTTAACTAAAAATAATTTTAATAAAGCAACTGCTCTAGGGATGTACTTACCTAACAGTTATGAGTTTTTCTGGAACACGTCTGCTGAAAAATTTAGAGCCAGAATGCTTAAAGAATACAAGCGTTTTTGGAATGAAAAAAGAATTGAAAAAGCACGTAATATAGGGTTGTCTGAAGATCAAGTGATTGCTTTAGCCTCTATAGTTTATGAAGAATCTAAAGAAGCAAGCGAGCAACCAAGAATTGCAGGTGTTTATATGAATAGGTTAAGAATTGGCATGCCGCTTCAAGCAGACCCAACACTTAAATTTGCAGCTTATCAGCTTCCTGAGTATCAAAATACGGTTATTAAACGTGTTTTAAATGTTCATAAAGATATAGAGTCACCTTATAATACGTATAAAAATCTTGGGTTACCTCCAGGGCTTATCGCTATGCCTGATATATCAGCCATTGATGCGGTTTTAAGTTATGAAAAACATAAATACTTATATTTTGCGGCAGATGCAAAGCATTTTGGCTTTCATAAATTTGCTAAAACCTTAACTCAACATAATGTGAATGCTAGAGCATATCAAAGATATTTATCGTCTCAAGGCATAAATAGGTAA
- a CDS encoding low molecular weight protein-tyrosine-phosphatase produces the protein MTKILMVCLGNICRSPLAEGILKSKLSSDFLVDSAGTANYHTGNPPDKRSIAVAKKYRLDISNLRGRQFEVSDFDVFDFIYVMDDSNYNNVIHLARNEVDIKKVKFILNEVYPNQNYNVPDPYYGGNDGFENVYKMLDEACEIIAKDLNQQNELN, from the coding sequence ATGACTAAAATCCTCATGGTTTGTTTGGGAAACATTTGTCGTTCTCCACTAGCTGAAGGTATATTAAAGTCTAAACTTTCAAGCGACTTTTTAGTAGATTCTGCTGGAACTGCGAATTATCACACTGGAAACCCTCCAGACAAACGATCTATTGCTGTTGCCAAAAAGTACCGTTTAGACATTTCTAATTTAAGAGGAAGGCAATTTGAAGTTTCAGATTTTGATGTATTTGATTTTATTTATGTTATGGATGACTCCAACTATAATAATGTTATTCATTTAGCTAGAAATGAAGTTGATATTAAGAAAGTCAAATTTATTTTAAACGAAGTCTATCCAAATCAAAATTATAATGTTCCCGATCCTTATTATGGTGGAAATGATGGTTTTGAAAACGTTTACAAAATGCTTGATGAAGCCTGCGAAATTATTGCCAAAGATTTAAATCAACAAAATGAACTCAACTAA
- a CDS encoding YigZ family protein, which translates to MTENDTYKTIETATEPVLFKDKNSKFFGYLFPVLNEDSVKHHIESLKKEHHAARHWCYAYQLGTETITYRANDDGEPSNSAGMPIYGQIQSFGVTNVLIVVVRYFGGVKLGVGGLINAYRTAAQMVLEASTIIEKTINIDYLIIFDYKNMNTVMRIIKEKKLNIINQKLEMDCQITISVRKKDAEFVFETFNHLFEIKIKEIYINS; encoded by the coding sequence TTGACTGAAAACGATACATACAAAACCATTGAAACAGCTACAGAACCTGTTCTGTTTAAAGATAAAAACAGCAAGTTTTTCGGTTATCTTTTCCCTGTTTTAAATGAAGACTCCGTAAAGCATCATATTGAATCTTTAAAAAAAGAACACCACGCAGCTAGACATTGGTGTTACGCCTACCAATTAGGCACCGAAACTATAACATACCGAGCTAACGATGACGGAGAACCAAGCAATAGCGCAGGTATGCCAATTTACGGACAGATACAATCTTTTGGAGTTACCAATGTTTTAATTGTAGTTGTACGTTATTTTGGTGGCGTAAAATTAGGTGTTGGCGGATTAATAAATGCGTACAGAACAGCTGCTCAAATGGTATTAGAAGCTTCAACTATTATCGAAAAAACAATCAACATAGATTACCTTATAATATTCGATTACAAAAACATGAATACAGTAATGCGTATTATAAAAGAAAAAAAATTGAATATCATTAATCAAAAACTAGAAATGGATTGTCAAATAACAATTTCTGTAAGAAAAAAAGATGCAGAATTTGTTTTTGAAACGTTCAATCACCTTTTCGAAATAAAAATAAAAGAAATTTATATTAATTCTTAA